Proteins from one Capricornis sumatraensis isolate serow.1 chromosome 2, serow.2, whole genome shotgun sequence genomic window:
- the LOC138073838 gene encoding LOW QUALITY PROTEIN: olfactory receptor 10J1-like (The sequence of the model RefSeq protein was modified relative to this genomic sequence to represent the inferred CDS: inserted 1 base in 1 codon; substituted 1 base at 1 genomic stop codon) has protein sequence MKSENHTLTTEFVXQGFSSFHEHQLTLFVMFLASYILTLAGNIIIVIIIRIDHHLHTPMYFFLSMLSTSETIYTLVILPRMLSSLVGLSQSISLAGCATQMLFFVTFGITNCFLLTAMGYDRYVAICHPLRYTVIVNRRCLQLVWGACSIGLIVATTQVTSVFRLRFCATKVAHFFCDIRPVMKLSCIDTTVNEILTLIISVFVLVVPMGLVFISYVLIISTILKITSTEGRKKAFATCASHLTVVIVHYGCASIAYLKPKSENXQDEDQLISMTYTVITPLLNPVVYTLRNKEAKDALLRAIGRKLS, from the exons ATGAAGAGCGAGAACCACACTCTCACCACTGAGTTTGTTTAACAAGGTTTCTCCAGCTTCCACGAGCACCAGCTCACTCTTTTTGTGATGTTTCTTGCATCGTACATCTTAACCCTAGCAGGTAATATAATTATTGTTATCATTATCCGAATTGATCATCatctccacacccccatgtacttcttcctcagcATGCTGTCCACTTCAGAGACTATATATACACTAGTTATTCTTCCAAGAATGTTGTCCAGCCTTGTGGGTCTGAGCCAGTCCATTTCATTGGCAGGTTGTGCCACACAGATGCTCTTTTTTGTAACCTTTGGAATCACTAACTGCTTCCTGCTCACAGCGATGGGCTacgaccgctatgtggccatttGCCATCCCTTGAGGTACACAGTCATCGTGAACAGGAGGTGCCTCCAGCTGGTGTGGGGGGCCTGCAGCATCGGGCTGATTGTGGCCACGACACAGGTGACGTCTGTATTCAGGTTACGTTTCTGTGCCACAAAGGTGGCCCACTTCTTCTGTGACATCCGGCCCGTGATGaagctctcctgcattgacacGACTGTCAATGAGATCCTGACTCTGATCATCAGTGTTTTCGTGCTCGTTGTGCCTATGGGTCTGGTCTTCATCTCTTATGTCCTCATCATCTCCACCATCCTCAAGATCACATCTACCGAGGGCCGGAAGAAGGCCTttgccacctgcgcctcccacctcACTGTGGTCATTGTGCACTATGGCTGTGCCTCCATTGCCTACCTCAAGCCCAAGTCAGAGA AGCAAGATGAGGATCAGCTTATCTCAATGACCTACACTGTCATCACCCCACTCCTGAACCCTGTGGTGTACACCCTGAGGAACAAAGAGGCCAAGGATGCTCTGCTCCGGGCCATTGGCAGGAAGCTTTCCTGA